The following are encoded in a window of Arthrobacter antioxidans genomic DNA:
- a CDS encoding AfsR/SARP family transcriptional regulator has translation MKVDISRIRDRLDQWLSGPPPVKAGPLTLDLLPTWCDDWLVVDRERQRQVRLHALERMSAWYLSVERFDSAIEAALQAIAGDPLRESAHRCLIRAHLAEGNVSEARRQVDSYEALLADAGIPTQLSARMDELMLTSPSSGSTR, from the coding sequence GTGAAGGTGGACATCAGCCGTATACGTGATCGGCTGGATCAGTGGTTGTCGGGCCCGCCACCGGTAAAGGCTGGTCCACTTACTTTGGATCTGTTACCAACCTGGTGCGACGATTGGCTGGTGGTCGACCGCGAGCGTCAGCGTCAGGTCCGACTCCACGCCTTGGAACGCATGTCTGCCTGGTACCTGAGCGTAGAGAGGTTCGACAGCGCGATCGAGGCGGCATTGCAGGCGATCGCCGGGGATCCGCTGCGGGAAAGCGCGCATCGTTGTCTTATACGTGCGCATCTGGCAGAAGGAAATGTGAGTGAAGCCCGTCGGCAGGTGGACAGCTACGAGGCACTCCTAGCCGACGCAGGAATTCCGACACAACTCTCGGCGCGCATGGACGAACTGATGCTGACCAGTCCGAGCTCGGGCAGTACCCGTTGA
- a CDS encoding M36 family metallopeptidase produces the protein MIPNDYHALYDRGVQVARSAARLSPETTTAGRDLLSADVPDLVIEEDETTGLPNRIFSRQPSSRLSAPGPSDPAEAVRQFIHERRAVWNLEEEDATSVQVRAVSHTGLKTAQLYQSVDGVEVFDSDVTVALDDGNGVISLSGQFFPGAGAAAGETRTVRAQSPEDAIARAAFDLTRVVYQSSDFMVAPTQPDGDQYRSYAFKAGEEDRRPRFDRPIRLKQVMFPLGNHQFASGHYLELWIVGFPAFSYVIDSVETPFVLFRKNLSSESAPFTYRVHNTGDALFRPHDGPAPGSPHPTGIPDGFQAPPVAERLVTIESLPGRDPWLPPGATTTEGNNCIAHADLQAPQGLGGGDVLGRISDTDTFDYTYDHTRDASEATNLQNSLVGMFFHVNWLHDRWYEAGFDEGAGNAQADNFGRGGLGGDPVLAEGNDFSGTDNANMSTPADGASPRMQMFEFLGPQPDRRTRTSNHEALITFHEMGHYITNRLVGNANGLTNQQGRAMGEGWGDFFAICMTSQSADNFVSGVFPVGGWTDLTPTFDDNYYFSIRRYPYSADTSKNPLTFRHISAGQLLPIGPPINPNAGGSNSAVHNAGEIWCAALWEVFVNLVAKHGHEEAERRILLDVVGGLKLTPSRPTFLHARDGIISATTVLHPDDLPEVWSGFGKRGMGAGAVAPAQNSTDLTGVVESFTVPVP, from the coding sequence ATGATCCCGAATGATTACCACGCCCTTTATGACCGCGGAGTACAGGTAGCGCGCAGCGCGGCGCGATTGTCCCCGGAGACCACCACCGCCGGGCGGGACTTGTTATCCGCTGACGTACCGGATCTGGTCATCGAGGAGGATGAAACCACAGGGCTCCCCAATAGGATCTTCAGCCGACAGCCCAGCAGTCGGTTGTCCGCGCCGGGTCCTTCGGACCCGGCGGAGGCTGTACGTCAGTTCATCCATGAGAGACGTGCCGTCTGGAACCTCGAAGAAGAGGATGCAACGAGTGTGCAGGTGCGTGCGGTCAGTCATACCGGTCTCAAGACAGCGCAGTTGTACCAGAGTGTCGACGGAGTTGAAGTCTTCGATTCTGATGTGACCGTTGCACTCGACGACGGGAACGGCGTGATCTCGTTGTCCGGACAGTTCTTCCCGGGCGCGGGCGCCGCTGCCGGCGAGACCCGCACAGTGCGGGCGCAGAGCCCGGAAGACGCGATCGCTCGGGCGGCGTTCGACTTGACCCGGGTCGTCTATCAGTCCTCCGATTTCATGGTCGCGCCAACACAGCCCGACGGTGATCAGTACCGGTCCTATGCGTTCAAGGCTGGTGAAGAGGATCGGCGACCCCGATTCGACCGGCCGATCAGGTTGAAGCAGGTCATGTTTCCACTGGGTAATCACCAGTTCGCCTCAGGTCACTACCTTGAGCTGTGGATCGTCGGATTTCCGGCATTCAGTTACGTCATCGACTCGGTGGAGACTCCATTCGTCCTGTTCCGCAAGAACCTGTCAAGTGAGAGTGCCCCATTCACTTATCGCGTGCACAACACCGGAGACGCGCTGTTCCGGCCCCATGATGGACCGGCCCCCGGGTCCCCCCACCCCACGGGCATACCTGACGGCTTTCAGGCACCGCCGGTCGCGGAACGCCTGGTCACAATCGAAAGCCTGCCAGGTCGAGACCCATGGCTACCGCCAGGTGCAACGACGACCGAAGGGAACAATTGCATTGCTCACGCCGACTTACAGGCGCCGCAGGGGCTGGGCGGCGGCGATGTGTTGGGGAGAATCTCCGATACCGACACCTTCGACTACACCTACGACCACACCAGGGACGCCAGCGAGGCGACGAATCTTCAGAACAGCCTCGTGGGCATGTTCTTTCATGTCAACTGGCTCCACGACCGGTGGTACGAGGCGGGCTTCGACGAGGGGGCAGGGAACGCCCAAGCTGACAACTTCGGCCGCGGCGGGTTGGGAGGTGATCCGGTTCTGGCTGAAGGCAACGATTTCAGTGGCACAGATAACGCGAACATGTCGACGCCTGCCGATGGGGCCAGTCCTCGGATGCAGATGTTCGAGTTTCTCGGTCCGCAACCCGATCGACGAACCCGTACCAGCAACCACGAAGCGCTGATCACCTTCCACGAGATGGGCCACTACATCACAAACCGCTTGGTGGGCAATGCGAATGGTCTAACCAACCAGCAAGGCCGCGCAATGGGCGAGGGCTGGGGCGATTTCTTCGCTATCTGTATGACGTCCCAATCCGCCGACAACTTTGTCAGCGGCGTCTTCCCGGTCGGCGGCTGGACCGACCTCACTCCGACCTTCGATGACAACTACTATTTCTCGATCCGGCGCTATCCCTACAGCGCGGACACCTCGAAGAACCCGTTGACCTTCCGCCACATCAGTGCTGGACAATTGCTGCCCATTGGTCCGCCGATAAATCCCAATGCCGGCGGTTCGAACAGCGCCGTGCACAACGCAGGAGAAATTTGGTGCGCAGCACTATGGGAGGTCTTTGTGAACCTGGTGGCAAAGCACGGGCATGAGGAAGCCGAGCGGCGGATCTTATTGGATGTGGTCGGCGGCCTCAAGTTGACGCCCTCACGACCGACTTTCCTCCACGCTCGCGACGGAATCATTTCGGCGACGACCGTCCTCCACCCCGATGACTTGCCTGAAGTCTGGTCCGGCTTCGGCAAACGTGGAATGGGAGCTGGGGCAGTTGCGCCAGCACAGAACTCCACCGACCTGACTGGTGTCGTCGAAAGTTTCACGGTACCGGTCCCCTAG
- a CDS encoding M28 family metallopeptidase gives MLADEVSVDMYRKTLEDLTVHSTRHSFSSAYLDAARMAADQFASLGYVVSEEPVAFGGRETLNIVADKPGTALEDERRLVYVVAHLDSINEAGGVDAPAPGADDNASGAAGVLEIARVLSGALMRNDLRLVMFGGEEQGLHGSRMHVAALTDSERSRITMVVNMDMIGRRNTVAPSVLLEGATVSQPVIDVLAQAAHDTSNLEVFISLDPFASDHVPFIDANLPAVLTIEGEDQLNIDEHTPRDTLAELDTPVAISILRMNTAAVAAMLGASAERSDDDSKPGRDRK, from the coding sequence GTGCTGGCTGACGAGGTATCGGTCGATATGTATCGGAAGACCCTCGAGGACCTCACCGTGCATTCGACTCGGCATTCGTTCTCGTCGGCGTACCTTGACGCGGCACGAATGGCCGCCGACCAGTTTGCCTCGCTCGGATATGTCGTCAGCGAGGAGCCTGTTGCCTTCGGTGGGCGCGAGACACTCAACATAGTGGCCGACAAGCCCGGTACAGCCCTCGAAGACGAGCGACGGCTGGTTTATGTCGTGGCGCATCTGGACTCGATCAATGAGGCCGGGGGAGTCGACGCACCAGCACCAGGGGCAGACGATAACGCCTCGGGTGCTGCGGGGGTTCTGGAGATCGCCCGCGTGCTGTCCGGCGCCCTCATGCGGAACGACCTACGCCTGGTCATGTTCGGCGGCGAGGAACAGGGGCTCCACGGGAGTCGCATGCACGTGGCTGCTCTGACTGACTCTGAGCGGTCGAGGATAACCATGGTCGTCAACATGGACATGATCGGTCGGCGCAACACCGTCGCGCCCTCAGTTCTGCTGGAGGGAGCGACGGTTTCCCAGCCCGTGATCGACGTGCTGGCACAAGCCGCTCATGACACGTCGAATCTGGAGGTGTTCATTTCGCTTGATCCCTTCGCTTCCGACCACGTGCCCTTCATCGACGCCAATCTTCCTGCTGTGTTGACCATCGAGGGCGAGGATCAATTGAACATCGATGAGCACACACCTAGAGACACTCTCGCGGAACTGGATACCCCGGTGGCCATCAGCATCCTCCGGATGAACACCGCTGCAGTCGCAGCCATGCTCGGTGCGTCCGCTGAACGGTCCGATGACGACTCGAAGCCGGGCCGGGACAGGAAATGA
- a CDS encoding DNA/RNA non-specific endonuclease, translated as MEDLIGRLKAANAQIEHRDGLLGKEMLERRASSAPILKSADRDLHGAQADSGPSFEVGGQMVDRFEFAQETIVLRTGRPVLAVVGDEAQLVFSDSESSVWKSRLREASAHLVDAVRAVGRIEVEGHDLAWLGTGWLVRPDVLVLNRHVAAEFGHNDGTSFVFKQGIGGRRMEASIDFLEEIGSIRNRTFRLSRILHIEDSAGPDLAFARVTPIGEQPLATPIALSTRSEDDEMVAVIGYPARDSRIPDQQLMDEIFGNVYDKKRLAPGRVTGSNSTSIRHDCSTLGGNSGSVVLSLTTGEAVGLHFAGRFLKSNFAVPSTIVGERLEQVLSGRIRPGPAPSTVPNRVAPAKQQALAAPHQAPRFSFVVPLRVTVEAGNPYLDDNDQHDWDGPPTTSDPDGEVFTEAIPADYRNRSGYEEMFLGAAVPMPSITSGQDDVLTFTFDGTTEDVLRYEHFSVMMSRSRRLCLFSAANIDGMRSISLPRVGWRTDPRIPLGAQIIKECYGAEPKFSRGHMTRREDPVWGPHAVASTANADSMHVTNAVPQMQPFNGGVWLELENYALQNARKDDMRISVFTGPFLTSEDPLRFGVQVPTEFWKVIAFIHDETRQLCATGYTMSQEDFLRDEEFVFGKHKTSQRSITHIEQRTGLSFGPLAAFDPIEDNEGLVSELTDVRQIRFIGR; from the coding sequence GTGGAGGATCTCATCGGCCGCCTCAAGGCCGCGAACGCTCAGATCGAACATCGCGATGGCCTGCTCGGCAAGGAAATGCTCGAACGCCGTGCGAGCAGTGCCCCGATACTGAAATCGGCCGATCGCGACCTCCATGGAGCCCAAGCGGATAGCGGGCCGTCGTTCGAGGTTGGCGGACAAATGGTCGATCGATTCGAATTCGCGCAGGAGACCATCGTGCTGCGTACCGGGCGGCCCGTGCTGGCCGTCGTCGGAGATGAGGCGCAACTCGTGTTCTCCGATTCGGAAAGCAGCGTCTGGAAGTCGCGTCTCCGGGAGGCTTCAGCGCACTTGGTTGACGCCGTGCGCGCGGTCGGCCGCATCGAGGTCGAGGGACACGACTTGGCCTGGCTCGGCACTGGTTGGTTGGTGCGACCGGATGTCCTGGTCCTGAATCGCCATGTGGCGGCCGAGTTCGGGCACAACGACGGTACCTCCTTCGTGTTCAAGCAGGGGATCGGCGGTCGCCGGATGGAGGCCTCCATCGACTTCCTGGAAGAGATCGGAAGCATCAGGAATCGAACGTTCCGGTTGAGCCGAATTCTGCATATCGAGGATTCGGCGGGACCTGATCTGGCATTCGCGCGAGTCACCCCGATAGGGGAGCAACCCCTCGCAACGCCCATCGCGCTTTCCACACGTTCCGAAGATGACGAGATGGTAGCGGTGATCGGCTACCCGGCCCGGGACAGCCGCATCCCCGACCAGCAGCTGATGGATGAGATCTTCGGGAACGTCTATGACAAGAAACGGCTCGCGCCGGGGCGAGTGACCGGCTCTAATTCGACGTCGATCCGCCACGACTGTTCAACTCTCGGCGGCAATTCTGGGTCGGTGGTGCTGTCGCTCACGACGGGGGAGGCGGTGGGTCTGCATTTCGCAGGCCGCTTCCTCAAAAGCAATTTCGCGGTGCCGAGCACCATAGTGGGGGAGCGGCTCGAACAGGTCCTGAGCGGCCGGATCCGGCCGGGTCCTGCTCCTTCGACGGTCCCGAACCGCGTTGCGCCGGCAAAACAGCAAGCACTTGCGGCTCCTCACCAGGCGCCCAGATTCTCGTTCGTGGTTCCACTGCGGGTGACAGTTGAGGCCGGTAACCCGTACTTGGATGACAACGACCAGCACGACTGGGATGGGCCGCCGACGACGAGCGATCCCGACGGCGAAGTGTTCACAGAGGCGATTCCGGCCGATTATCGGAATCGTTCGGGGTACGAGGAGATGTTCCTTGGCGCTGCCGTGCCGATGCCGTCGATCACGAGCGGTCAGGATGATGTCCTTACCTTCACCTTCGATGGAACCACTGAAGATGTGCTGCGGTACGAACATTTCAGCGTCATGATGAGCAGGAGCCGCCGGCTGTGCTTGTTCAGTGCGGCAAACATCGACGGAATGCGATCCATCTCGCTGCCACGCGTGGGCTGGCGGACAGATCCGCGTATTCCGCTCGGCGCACAGATCATCAAGGAATGCTACGGTGCCGAGCCAAAGTTCTCGCGGGGGCACATGACCCGGCGTGAGGACCCGGTTTGGGGTCCTCACGCCGTCGCATCGACGGCGAACGCGGATTCAATGCACGTCACCAACGCCGTCCCGCAGATGCAGCCCTTCAATGGCGGAGTTTGGCTCGAGCTCGAGAACTATGCACTGCAGAATGCACGCAAGGACGACATGAGGATCTCTGTCTTCACCGGTCCGTTCCTGACGAGTGAGGACCCCCTCAGGTTCGGTGTGCAGGTCCCTACAGAGTTTTGGAAGGTCATTGCGTTCATCCACGACGAGACGAGGCAACTATGTGCCACCGGCTACACAATGTCTCAGGAGGATTTCCTGCGCGACGAGGAATTCGTGTTCGGCAAGCACAAAACTTCGCAGCGATCCATCACCCATATTGAACAACGTACGGGACTTTCGTTCGGACCACTCGCCGCATTCGACCCCATCGAGGACAACGAGGGCCTGGTTTCCGAACTGACCGATGTCCGACAGATCCGATTCATCGGACGCTAG
- a CDS encoding trypsin-like serine peptidase has protein sequence MSDEYDNTMLGPSSAHELGEDFTDAKGRRWVAAERIDLPEIDVPETERVRRAPDIDAAFAPDPRAMAREDLARALQPRRLVGNFEYRLDEPDYEIADAIQAMASPSNTEGSWGESSAFARAKYLTGPGLAPTADRYVIGADDRRRIDSPQFFPGSAFAYLSQGCTATMIGPSTALCAAHCFFQNGTWIPTRSVTFGANTVAPTAPFGSFVFDSITLPGQWNSNEWDWDFAVLEFSPSRPDIGRQTGWFGTGQNFNGTKTMIGYPSDKPVPSSWIKSGAFTAAPGSRYQHNLDIIPGDSGAGTYDNGDSRVNGIQSTQWFSTNPPRVWNEVRRWDSTTYNFFHAYGNWPRG, from the coding sequence ATGAGCGACGAATATGACAACACGATGCTGGGACCATCCTCAGCTCACGAACTCGGGGAGGATTTCACGGATGCCAAGGGAAGGCGCTGGGTGGCAGCCGAGCGGATCGACCTTCCCGAGATTGACGTTCCGGAAACCGAGCGAGTACGGCGCGCCCCGGACATCGACGCCGCATTTGCACCGGATCCGCGTGCGATGGCACGTGAAGACCTAGCGAGGGCCCTGCAGCCGAGACGGCTCGTCGGGAATTTCGAATACCGACTCGATGAACCTGACTACGAGATTGCTGACGCAATCCAGGCAATGGCGTCCCCCTCCAATACGGAGGGGTCCTGGGGAGAATCAAGCGCATTTGCGAGGGCGAAATATCTCACCGGTCCGGGGCTAGCCCCGACCGCTGATCGTTATGTCATTGGGGCGGACGACCGGCGCCGTATCGATAGTCCGCAGTTTTTTCCTGGCAGCGCGTTCGCATACTTGTCCCAGGGGTGCACAGCAACAATGATCGGGCCGAGCACGGCACTCTGTGCCGCCCACTGCTTCTTCCAGAACGGTACATGGATTCCTACCCGCAGCGTCACGTTCGGAGCCAACACGGTGGCTCCGACCGCACCCTTCGGGAGCTTCGTCTTCGACTCGATCACCCTTCCTGGCCAGTGGAACTCGAACGAGTGGGATTGGGATTTCGCGGTCCTGGAATTCAGCCCATCGCGGCCGGACATCGGTCGTCAGACTGGCTGGTTCGGAACCGGACAAAACTTCAATGGCACAAAGACGATGATCGGGTACCCCTCGGATAAGCCGGTTCCGTCGTCATGGATCAAAAGTGGGGCGTTCACGGCCGCGCCGGGAAGTCGCTACCAGCACAACCTCGACATCATCCCTGGGGACAGTGGCGCCGGCACCTACGATAATGGTGACAGCCGAGTCAATGGCATCCAATCGACCCAGTGGTTCTCCACGAACCCGCCCCGCGTGTGGAACGAGGTCCGACGCTGGGATTCGACCACCTACAACTTCTTCCATGCCTACGGTAATTGGCCGCGCGGTTGA
- a CDS encoding S8 family peptidase, which yields MSELFNQGIVVLRAPAFRATRDPFDGPGAPGLEMAAQGIAERAMGLTVEREDNPSHATLNALRNDSTVLSVAPAMPMKLIEPLEAEAARAAAVTWGVKAVGADTSPFTGAGVTVSVLDTGIDSTHPAFAGVDLVTKDFTGAGSADDDNGHGTHCAGTIFGRDTEGQRIGVAPGIQRALIGKVLGGPNGGSSDALASAMLWAADNGAHVISMSLGMDFPGWVNDLVNVNGLSIPAATSIALEGYRANIRLFEQLANLLNARASVAQTTIVVAAAGNESERNGSPAYEINVAPPAAAFGITSVAALADGAGGLTVAPFSNTMATVAGPGVGVFSAWLNGGTRTISGTSMATPHVAGVTALWAERLMAQGPLSPILLQAKVIGSGTFEPLKSGTDPMDVGAGLVQAPTNVA from the coding sequence ATGTCCGAATTGTTCAACCAGGGAATCGTCGTTCTACGCGCCCCGGCCTTTCGCGCCACGCGTGACCCCTTCGACGGACCGGGTGCCCCCGGGCTCGAAATGGCCGCCCAAGGAATCGCAGAACGCGCTATGGGATTGACCGTGGAAAGGGAAGACAACCCCTCACATGCGACTCTCAACGCCCTGCGGAACGATTCGACGGTCCTCAGCGTCGCACCCGCTATGCCGATGAAGCTCATCGAACCTCTCGAAGCTGAGGCGGCTAGGGCCGCTGCTGTGACGTGGGGCGTGAAGGCAGTAGGCGCCGATACCTCGCCCTTCACGGGCGCCGGGGTGACGGTCTCGGTCCTTGACACCGGAATCGACTCCACCCACCCGGCCTTCGCTGGCGTCGACCTCGTCACGAAGGATTTCACCGGAGCCGGCAGCGCCGACGACGACAACGGTCACGGCACGCACTGCGCCGGAACCATTTTTGGCCGCGACACAGAGGGCCAGCGGATAGGCGTTGCCCCCGGCATTCAGAGGGCCCTGATCGGAAAGGTCCTCGGAGGCCCGAACGGCGGCAGCAGCGACGCACTTGCGTCGGCAATGCTGTGGGCAGCCGACAACGGCGCCCACGTCATCTCCATGTCGCTCGGCATGGATTTCCCGGGCTGGGTGAACGATCTTGTCAACGTGAACGGCTTATCGATCCCGGCCGCCACCTCGATCGCCCTCGAAGGCTACCGCGCCAACATCCGGCTATTCGAACAACTGGCCAATCTTCTCAATGCCCGCGCCTCAGTAGCCCAGACCACAATCGTCGTCGCGGCCGCTGGCAATGAGAGTGAACGCAACGGCTCCCCAGCGTATGAGATCAACGTTGCCCCTCCCGCCGCAGCGTTTGGGATTACTTCCGTGGCTGCCTTGGCCGACGGCGCCGGCGGACTCACCGTTGCACCGTTCTCCAACACGATGGCGACTGTTGCGGGTCCAGGAGTAGGGGTCTTCAGTGCTTGGCTCAACGGCGGCACCAGAACCATCAGCGGAACCAGTATGGCAACCCCACACGTCGCCGGCGTCACGGCACTCTGGGCCGAGCGGCTAATGGCGCAGGGACCGCTCAGCCCGATTCTCCTCCAAGCCAAAGTGATTGGGTCAGGAACGTTCGAGCCACTCAAGTCCGGAACTGACCCGATGGACGTGGGGGCCGGTCTGGTCCAGGCACCCACGAACGTTGCGTAG